Proteins found in one Oscillospiraceae bacterium genomic segment:
- a CDS encoding glycoside hydrolase family protein → MDFASKILPLKYRSVFSLEGFYVWGACVQKDRDGLYHMIFSKWPKEKGFKGWVTDSSFGYAVSNAPDGPYRYMHDITLLGNRAEVLHNPTMIKHGGKYWLYFMQNSGTPEGERKDALSTEWGDSHWQTHWWAHRNNQRIGAAWALHPAGPWHSSDNPVINVTPGSYDGLMVSNPAVTAGGDGNIYMVYKSVAEGVPPVGGAVVCGAAWAQNPEGPFQKFNGSIMVNPENAWSVEDPFIWYEDDRFYALVKDFHGYFTKTGTVSIALFESVDGVDWQPSKNPLAYTLDVVWEDGKTQHADLLDRPQLIFENGKPIALLCAFSSDPARSSTENIQFLLRNP, encoded by the coding sequence ATGGATTTTGCTTCGAAAATTCTGCCGTTAAAATATCGCTCCGTGTTTTCGCTCGAAGGTTTTTATGTCTGGGGTGCATGTGTTCAAAAAGACCGCGACGGCCTGTATCATATGATCTTTTCAAAGTGGCCCAAGGAAAAAGGATTTAAAGGATGGGTAACCGATTCCTCATTCGGTTATGCCGTATCCAATGCCCCGGACGGCCCTTATCGCTATATGCACGATATCACGCTTTTGGGCAATCGCGCCGAAGTTCTGCACAATCCCACCATGATCAAACATGGGGGTAAATACTGGCTTTATTTTATGCAAAACAGCGGAACCCCCGAGGGTGAGCGCAAAGATGCCCTTTCAACAGAATGGGGCGATTCCCATTGGCAGACACACTGGTGGGCGCATCGAAACAACCAGCGCATCGGCGCCGCATGGGCGCTGCACCCGGCAGGCCCTTGGCATTCATCCGACAATCCGGTTATCAACGTGACGCCGGGTTCTTATGATGGGCTGATGGTCAGCAATCCGGCGGTGACCGCAGGAGGCGACGGAAACATTTATATGGTCTATAAAAGCGTAGCCGAAGGTGTCCCTCCGGTCGGCGGAGCCGTCGTCTGCGGAGCAGCATGGGCGCAAAATCCCGAAGGTCCTTTTCAAAAATTCAACGGGTCGATTATGGTCAATCCCGAAAATGCCTGGTCGGTTGAAGACCCCTTCATCTGGTATGAAGACGACCGCTTTTATGCCCTCGTGAAGGACTTTCACGGTTATTTCACCAAGACCGGAACCGTCAGCATCGCTTTATTTGAGTCAGTTGATGGGGTCGATTGGCAGCCTTCAAAGAATCCACTCGCGTATACGCTTGACGTGGTCTGGGAAGACGGCAAGACACAGCATGCGGATTTGCTTGACCGCCCGCAGCTGATATTTGAAAACGGCAAGCCGATCGCTTTGCTTTGTGCTTTTTCTTCTGATCCAGCCAGATCATCCACAGAAAACATTCAATTTCTGCTCCGAAACCCATAA